Genomic DNA from Thalassoroseus pseudoceratinae:
GCCATTTGCGGATCGAGTCCAAGCTTTTCTCGAATGACTCTTCCGACTCCCCCGGATGACCGACGATGAAGTCACTCGAAACCGAACATCCTGGAACGATGGAATTGATCCGGTCCATCATGTCACTGTAATCGGCGACGGTGTAGCCCCGTTTCATCGTTTTGAGCACATCATCGCAACCGGACTGCAACGGCACATGCAGGTAGTGACTACACTTGGGCAGATCACGAATCGCCTCGAGCAAGTCCGTGGTCATGTCCTTCGGGTAATTGGTGACGAACTTGATACGTTCGATACCCGCGGTGTCGTGAATCCGTTCCAACAAATCGGACAACCGCACGAGTTGACCGTCTTCGGTGTGGCGATAGCTATTGACGGTTTGTCCGAGAAGCGTGACTTCCTTCACACCTTGCTCAGCCAACACCTCAACTTCACGGGCGATCTCGCGTGGCGAACGTGACTGCTCCGGACCGCGTGTCATCGGGACGACGCAATACGTGCAGAACTTATCGCAACCAATCATGATCCGCACGAACGCTTGGTAGGGCGTTGGTCGCATTTCCGGTTCGCGGAGCGGATCGTAACTCTCAAAACTACTGGCGACCGTTTGCCGATTTCCATCTCGGCGTCCCAAACTAACGGCGAGTGTTTGATCGCGATCGGCGCGTGCGGTCTCGATCAGACTGGGAATCTCAGCGAGTTGCCCAGTTCCCACCACGATGTCCACATGCGGCGCTTTCTGAAAGATCAATTCCTGATCCTTCTGAGCCATGCACCCCATCACACCAATCACCAAATTCGGTCGGCGCCGCTTGCTAAACTTGAGCCGTCCCAACGCACTGTAAATTTTGTGCTCGGCGTGTTCGCGTACGCTACATGTGTTAAACAGCACGGTGTCGGCGGCACGAACGTCCTTGGTGAGTTCATATCCACGCTGACGCAACGCCCCCACGACCAGTTCGCTATCGAGCATGTTCATCTGACAGCCGACGGTCTCAATGAACAACTTGGAATTGTGGGGCGGGGTAGTAGTTTCTTC
This window encodes:
- the miaB gene encoding tRNA (N6-isopentenyl adenosine(37)-C2)-methylthiotransferase MiaB; the encoded protein is MSEETTTPPHNSKLFIETVGCQMNMLDSELVVGALRQRGYELTKDVRAADTVLFNTCSVREHAEHKIYSALGRLKFSKRRRPNLVIGVMGCMAQKDQELIFQKAPHVDIVVGTGQLAEIPSLIETARADRDQTLAVSLGRRDGNRQTVASSFESYDPLREPEMRPTPYQAFVRIMIGCDKFCTYCVVPMTRGPEQSRSPREIAREVEVLAEQGVKEVTLLGQTVNSYRHTEDGQLVRLSDLLERIHDTAGIERIKFVTNYPKDMTTDLLEAIRDLPKCSHYLHVPLQSGCDDVLKTMKRGYTVADYSDMMDRINSIVPGCSVSSDFIVGHPGESEESFEKSLDSIRKWRFKNSFIFKYSPRPGTKADTLYEDDIPEDEKRRRNNVMLDLQNAISEEDNAEFIGREVEILVEGLSKSAVKAGEQNSTDPRAQLVGRTRCDRIVVFEGNRRLAGSMARVAVDDCTATTLIGHVVTREYQHNPTSGLPILQ